GGAAGCCCATGACCTGCAGCAGTTCCTGCGCCACCTGCACCTCGCGGGTGCGGTCGCCGCCGGGCTCAGGCGTCAGCGAAATGCGGATCGTATCGCCGATGCCCTGCTGCATGAGAATGCCGAGCGAGGCCGAGGAGGCGACGACGCCCTTGGTGCCCATGCCGGCCTCCGTGAGGCCGAGATGCAGCGCATGGTCGGAGCGCGCGGAAAGCATCGCATAGACGGCGATGAGGTCCTGCACATTGGAAACCTTGGCGGACAGGATGATATGGTCGCGCGGCAGGCCGATTTCTTCGGCAAGCTCGGCGGAAAGCAGCGCCGACTGGCAGATCGCCTCGCGCATCACCTGCTGGGCCGTGAGCGGCGAGCCCTTGTCCTGGTTCTCGTCCATCAGCCGCGTCAGCAGTTCCTGATCGAGCGACCCCCAGTTGACGCCGATGCGCACCGGCTTGTCGTGGCGGATCGCCGTCTCGACGATGGCGGCGAACTGGCGGTCCTTCTTGTCCTTGAAGCCGACATTGCCGGGATTGATGCGGTACTTCGCCAAGGCCTCGGCGCAGGCCGGATGATCGGCAAGCAGCTTGTGGCCGATATAGTGGAAGTCGCCGACCAGCGGCACGTCCAGACCGAGACGCAGCAGACGCTCGCGGATTTTCGGCACCGCCGCCGCGCTCTCGTCGCGGTCGACTGTGATGCGCACGATCTCCGAACCGGCCCGGTGGAGGGCGGCGACCTGCGCCACCGTCCCGTCGAT
This DNA window, taken from Shinella zoogloeoides, encodes the following:
- the ispG gene encoding flavodoxin-dependent (E)-4-hydroxy-3-methylbut-2-enyl-diphosphate synthase; this translates as MSFSFDFEPKPRRQSVGVDVGGVLVGGGAPVVVQSMTNTDTADIDGTVAQVAALHRAGSEIVRITVDRDESAAAVPKIRERLLRLGLDVPLVGDFHYIGHKLLADHPACAEALAKYRINPGNVGFKDKKDRQFAAIVETAIRHDKPVRIGVNWGSLDQELLTRLMDENQDKGSPLTAQQVMREAICQSALLSAELAEEIGLPRDHIILSAKVSNVQDLIAVYAMLSARSDHALHLGLTEAGMGTKGVVASSASLGILMQQGIGDTIRISLTPEPGGDRTREVQVAQELLQVMGFRQFIPVVAACPGCGRTTSTVFQELAQKIQDDIRKNMPVWREKYPGVEGLKVAVMGCIVNGPGESKHADIGISLPGTGELPIAPVYVDGKKAMTLRGTDIAGEFEALVNDYIEKRYGQGQAAAE